In a genomic window of Zerene cesonia ecotype Mississippi chromosome Z, Zerene_cesonia_1.1, whole genome shotgun sequence:
- the LOC119835481 gene encoding acetyl-coenzyme A synthetase: MSRVYQPSAHVVEKSRIPSFDKYKEMYKKSIDNPEEFWSEIAKEFHWQTPHQPGKFVSYNFDITKGDIFVKWLEGAVTNISVNLLDRNVEKGFGDKIAYYWEGNHPDDYSRITYKKLKDLVCQFANGLRTRGVHKGDRVAIYMPMILETVVCMLACARIGAIHSVVFAGFSSDSLAERMSDCKAKVLVTADGGWRGEKLLVLKKTCDEALEKAKTKHNHKVEMCVVVSHLAKATPCGKLDDIRSLYNWNDDVDVWWHDLIEDESDVCPPEWMGSEDPLFMLYTSGSTGKPKGVLHTTGGYLLYAAMTFRYVFDYRESDIYFCTADVGWITGHTYVVYAPLANCATSVMFEGTPFYPDKDRYWEVVEKYKVTQMYTAPTAIRSLMKFGEDYVTKHDLKSLRVLGSVGEPINPEAWYWYYNLVGGGRSSIVDTFWQTETGGHVITSLPGATPMKPGAAGFPFFGVAPSILDENGKVIEGPGEGYLVFSRPWPGVMRTLFGDHERYQKVYFSKFPGYYCTGDGARRDEDGLIWVTGRIDDMLNVSGHLMSTAEVESVLTEDSHVSEAAVVSRPHPQKGESLYCFVILNEGVQYDPSITDALKKHVRSRIGAFAAPDVIHFAPGLPKTRSGKIMRRILRKIALGDADIGDTSTLADPSVVDELFKSRK; this comes from the exons ATGTCGCGCGTTTACCAACCTTCGGCTCACGTAGTCGAAAAGTCACGGATACCATCGTTCGACAAATATAAGGAGATGTACAAAAAATCAATCGACAACCCAGAGGAGTTCTGGTCAGAAATAGCCAAAGAATTCCATTGGCAGACGCCGCACCAGCCCGGTAAATTCGTCTCGTATAATTTCGATATCACTAAAGGCGACATTTTCGTTAAATGGCTGGAAGGAGCGGTGACCAACATCTCCGTGAACCTGCTGGACAGAAACGTGGAAAAGGGCTTTGGGGACAAAATCGCCTATTATTG GGAGGGAAACCACCCAGATGACTACAGCCGCATCACGTACAAGAAGCTGAAAGACCTCGTGTGCCAGTTCGCGAATGGCTTGCGGACGAGGGGCGTGCACAAGGGCGACAGGGTCGCGATCTATATGCCCATGATCTTGGAGACCGTCGTGTGCATGCTGGCCTGCGCAAGGATCGGCGCTATACACTCTGTAGTG TTCGCAGGTTTTTCTTCGGACTCGCTAGCTGAGCGCATGTCGGATTGCAAGGCCAAGGTGCTCGTGACTGCGGACGGCGGGTGGCGCGGGGAGAAACTGCTAGTCTTGAAGAAGACGTGTGACGAAGCGCTGGAGAAAGCTAAAACCAAACATAACCACAAAGTGGAAATGTGCGTGGTAGTTTCGCACCTGGCCAAGGCCACGCCGTGCGGTAAACTCGACGACATTCGAAGCCTG TATAACTGGAACGATGACGTCGATGTGTGGTGGCATGACCTCATCGAAGACGAGTCTGATGTCTGCCCTCCGGAGTGGATGGGGTCAGAGGATCCCCTCTTTATGCTGTATACTAG CGGATCCACGGGCAAACCAAAGGGAGTGTTGCATACCACTGGGGGATACTTGTTGTACGCGGCGATGACGTTCCGATACGTTTTCGACTACCGTGAAAGCGACATCTATTTCTGCACCGCCGATGTCGGCTGGATCACTGGACACACTTATGTTGTCTATGCGCCCCTGGCTAATTGTGCGACCTCTGTTATG ttcGAAGGCACCCCATTCTACCCGGACAAGGATCGTTACTGGGAGGTGGTGGAGAAATATAAGGTGACCCAGATGTACACAGCACCTACTGCGATCAGGTCGCTTATGAAGTTCGGAGAGGACTACGTTACTAA ACACGACTTGAAGTCCCTGCGAGTATTGGGCAGTGTTGGGGAGCCAATCAACCCAGAAGCGTGGTATTGGTACTATAACCTCGTGGGCGGTGGACGAAGCTCCATCGTGGATACGTTCTGGCAGACCGAGACCGGTGGGCACGTCATCACTAGCTTGCCTGGAGCCACTCCTATGAAACCTGGTGCTGCT GGGTTCCCATTCTTCGGTGTTGCACCAAGTATCCTGGATGAGAACGGCAAGGTAATCGAAGGGCCGGGTGAAGGTTATCTGGTGTTCTCCCGACCCTGGCCAGGAGTCATGCGCACTCTCTTTGGCGACCATGAGCGCTACCAGAAGGTCTACTTCTCCAAGTTCCCGGGGTACTATTGTACTGGTGACG GTGCGCGACGTGATGAGGACGGGTTGATCTGGGTGACGGGTCGCATCGACGATATGCTGAACGTGTCGGGTCACCTCATGTCCACTGCCGAAGTGGAAAGCGTCCTCACAGAAGACTCTCACGTCTCCGAAGCCGCCGTCGTGTCCCGGCCTCACCCGCAAAAGGGAGAATCGCTCTATTGCTTCGTGATCCTCAACGAGGGCGTCCAATACGACCCCTCTATAACTGACGCACTGAAGAAACACGTACGCAGCAGAATCGGCGCCTTTGCCGCTCCGGATGTCATTCACTTCGCTCCAGGCCTGCCCAAAACCAGGTCTGGGAAGATAATGAGGAGGATATTGAGGAAAATCGCCTTGGGTGACGCCGATATTGGCGACACTTCCACCCTCGCTGATCCGTCAGTGGTCGACGAGCTATTCAAGAGCAGGAAGTAA